The following proteins come from a genomic window of Corynebacterium sp. P4-C1:
- a CDS encoding MFS transporter — MTTSSLTARWAAHRHDRARARAARGPVPPIPHEIWVLVSAAFLIALGYGLIAPIIPQFAESFGVPMAAAAAVVSVFSAARLVGAPGAGWLVDRLGSRKIYLSGLVIVAVTTALVAVAQEYWHMLALRFLAGLGSTMFTISAQALIVKVAPPQIRGRASSTYATAFLLGNIIGPIAGAGLSFLGMRWPFVIYGAGVGLAAFVVWARLPKSDRDVDRAARPPMRLNEALAHPSYRSLLASMFSQGWVNMGVRVAILPLFAASVFTHGGAMAGLALAAFAAGNAVTLQFSGRLADEIGRKPMILSGLATTVVATATLGFATSFWPLIALSALAGVGGGLLVPSQQATLADIIGNDRSGGKALSLFQMCGDAGQVLGPIVIGALAQSHGFPVAFGVCGAIAAGAFAVWAVMGQETHPKHATGEPRTTSTTTTPAKEH, encoded by the coding sequence ATGACAACCTCATCTCTGACCGCACGCTGGGCAGCACACAGGCACGACCGTGCGCGCGCACGCGCGGCACGCGGCCCGGTGCCGCCGATCCCGCACGAGATCTGGGTGCTGGTCTCCGCGGCATTCCTCATCGCGCTGGGGTACGGACTGATCGCCCCGATCATCCCGCAGTTCGCGGAGAGCTTCGGCGTGCCGATGGCGGCGGCTGCCGCGGTGGTGTCGGTGTTCTCGGCGGCGCGTTTGGTGGGGGCGCCGGGGGCGGGGTGGCTCGTCGATAGGCTTGGCTCGCGGAAGATCTATCTCTCCGGTCTTGTGATTGTGGCGGTGACCACTGCTTTGGTGGCGGTGGCGCAGGAGTATTGGCACATGCTCGCGCTGCGGTTCCTGGCGGGGCTGGGGTCGACGATGTTCACGATCTCGGCGCAGGCGCTGATTGTGAAGGTGGCGCCGCCGCAGATCCGTGGGCGGGCGAGCTCGACGTACGCGACGGCGTTCCTGCTGGGAAACATCATTGGGCCGATTGCGGGCGCGGGCCTGTCGTTTCTGGGGATGCGCTGGCCTTTTGTGATTTACGGTGCTGGCGTGGGGCTGGCGGCGTTCGTGGTGTGGGCGCGTCTGCCCAAGTCCGACCGGGATGTGGACCGTGCCGCGCGCCCGCCGATGCGCCTGAACGAGGCGCTGGCGCACCCCAGCTACCGGAGCTTGCTCGCGTCGATGTTCTCGCAGGGCTGGGTGAATATGGGTGTGCGCGTGGCGATCCTGCCGCTGTTCGCGGCGTCTGTGTTCACCCACGGCGGCGCGATGGCTGGTCTCGCGCTCGCGGCGTTCGCTGCGGGCAATGCGGTGACGCTGCAATTCTCCGGCCGGCTTGCCGACGAGATCGGCCGCAAGCCCATGATCCTCTCTGGCCTGGCCACCACCGTTGTTGCGACGGCGACCCTCGGTTTCGCCACGAGCTTCTGGCCGCTGATCGCACTGTCTGCTCTTGCCGGCGTTGGCGGTGGCCTGCTCGTGCCGAGCCAGCAGGCGACGCTCGCGGACATCATCGGCAACGACCGCTCCGGTGGTAAAGCACTGTCATTGTTCCAGATGTGCGGCGACGCCGGTCAGGTTCTCGGCCCGATCGTGATCGGTGCGCTCGCCCAGTCCCACGGTTTCCCGGTGGCGTTCGGGGTGTGCGGCGCGATCGCCGCCGGCGCGTTCGCCGTCTGGGCGGTGATGGGGCAGGAGACCCACCCGAAGCACGCCACCGGGGAACCCCGGACAACCAGCACGACGACGACCCCTGCGAAGGAGCACTAA
- a CDS encoding carboxylesterase/lipase family protein gives MTANPVVRTTSGRVRGVVDPTTGMRTWRGVPFGAPTDGQHRFRAPHPREPWEGVHDAVHFAHPAMQGTYGWNDRVKGTEDCLVLDIVRPDTDEELPVVVYMHGGTFLTGSSHEKVLQGHRFAKATDIVYVSINFRLGVLGYLDLRSLGADCAANPGTMDQILALEWVRDNIAAFGGDPDRVTIMGESAGAASVVTLMSSPPARGLFHGAVAQSTPAAAVHSRIQAAMWVRKLLDGMGLSRLSTLEDLRQVDGEELVRVGNSLLIRSGELPYLNLAFMPTVDGEVLPSHPIDVFTANEEAPVPLIIGSNSGEASFTKAMYVFNRSRERAARRILEVFDPGHADAILDAYNGAQTRKDFAELVADAVFWAPSVRLATEHRRVADVWMYHFDHAAPAVKRLGIGAVHTADLEAVFGAPYSSPAGILQRLGPQSDFETVSEMMQRNWGAFFHTGQVGEEWPVYGFRSEDAPGRATTIISANPRVVRDPKAEKRRAWEGFKFTSWGTGRPEVLESVTDFLGLEPDEEP, from the coding sequence ATGACCGCAAATCCCGTCGTGCGCACCACGTCCGGCCGTGTCCGGGGTGTCGTCGACCCGACGACGGGGATGCGCACGTGGCGGGGTGTGCCGTTCGGTGCGCCGACGGACGGGCAGCACCGTTTCCGGGCACCGCACCCGCGCGAGCCCTGGGAGGGCGTGCACGACGCGGTCCACTTCGCGCACCCGGCGATGCAGGGCACCTACGGCTGGAACGACCGCGTCAAGGGCACGGAGGACTGCCTCGTGCTCGACATCGTGCGCCCCGACACGGACGAGGAACTGCCGGTTGTGGTGTACATGCACGGCGGGACGTTCCTGACCGGCTCGTCGCACGAGAAAGTTCTGCAAGGGCACCGGTTCGCAAAAGCCACGGACATCGTCTACGTCTCGATCAATTTCCGCCTGGGTGTGCTCGGGTATCTGGACCTGCGCTCGCTCGGGGCCGATTGCGCCGCGAACCCGGGCACGATGGACCAGATCCTCGCCTTGGAATGGGTGCGCGACAACATCGCCGCTTTCGGCGGCGACCCGGACCGGGTGACAATCATGGGCGAATCCGCTGGCGCCGCCTCGGTGGTCACCCTGATGAGCTCGCCGCCCGCGCGCGGACTGTTCCACGGCGCTGTCGCCCAATCCACACCCGCGGCCGCGGTCCACTCGCGCATCCAGGCGGCAATGTGGGTGCGCAAGCTTCTCGACGGCATGGGCTTGTCCCGCCTGTCCACCCTCGAGGACCTGCGGCAGGTCGACGGCGAAGAGCTCGTGCGCGTGGGCAATTCTCTGCTGATCCGCAGCGGCGAACTGCCGTACCTCAACCTCGCGTTCATGCCGACCGTGGACGGGGAGGTGCTGCCGAGCCACCCGATCGACGTGTTCACCGCCAACGAGGAAGCGCCAGTGCCGCTGATCATCGGGTCGAATTCGGGCGAGGCCAGCTTCACCAAGGCGATGTATGTGTTCAACCGTTCCCGCGAGCGGGCCGCACGCCGCATCCTCGAGGTCTTCGACCCCGGGCACGCCGACGCCATCTTGGACGCCTACAACGGCGCACAGACCCGTAAGGACTTCGCGGAGCTGGTGGCCGACGCGGTGTTCTGGGCGCCTTCGGTGCGCCTGGCCACGGAGCACCGCCGTGTCGCGGATGTGTGGATGTACCACTTCGACCACGCCGCCCCGGCCGTCAAGCGCCTCGGCATCGGCGCCGTGCACACCGCGGACCTCGAGGCGGTTTTCGGGGCACCGTATTCCAGCCCCGCCGGCATTCTGCAGCGGCTCGGTCCCCAGAGCGACTTCGAGACTGTCAGCGAAATGATGCAGCGTAACTGGGGAGCCTTCTTCCACACAGGCCAGGTGGGGGAGGAATGGCCCGTCTATGGCTTCCGCTCCGAGGACGCGCCGGGCCGCGCCACCACCATCATCAGCGCCAACCCCCGTGTGGTGCGCGACCCGAAGGCGGAGAAGCGCCGCGCGTGGGAGGGCTTCAAATTCACGAGCTGGGGCACCGGCCGCCCGGAAGTCCTGGAGAGCGTGACGGACTTTCTCGGCCTCGAACCCGACGAGGAACCCTGA
- a CDS encoding nucleoside hydrolase produces the protein MRIIYDCDPGVDDTYALTYLAATVHAGTHELECVTTTSGNVEADQCARNAAWILTLCGLPIIPLAAGVPNPLGWELTTTPETHGDTGLGYAHAPDRHVEHDWDRLWIDAIDRGTDDLYLIVTGPMTNLAAFRRLHPDHYAKLRHITVMGGAFCYPGNTTPTAEWNFWVDPHAAKEVFANAPAPITVCPLNATEQMLLTPEHLDNITRTLGAAPIAEQLGPITRFYFEFHEGMGQGYQAQIHDLFTVLAATGAIPTDAQLTTVDVEADSELTRGTSVADTNDYWGRDPNVRIITHAPAATINQAWTLFDDACHILDRIAAGDAALEKLRHLRAED, from the coding sequence ATGCGCATCATCTACGACTGCGACCCAGGTGTGGACGATACCTACGCACTGACCTACCTCGCCGCCACGGTCCACGCCGGCACCCACGAGCTCGAGTGCGTGACCACCACGAGCGGCAACGTGGAGGCCGACCAGTGCGCACGCAACGCCGCCTGGATTCTCACCTTGTGCGGTTTGCCGATCATCCCGCTCGCCGCCGGCGTCCCCAACCCGCTCGGGTGGGAGCTGACCACCACACCGGAGACCCACGGCGACACCGGCCTGGGCTACGCGCACGCCCCGGACCGCCACGTTGAGCACGACTGGGACCGCCTCTGGATCGACGCGATCGACCGCGGCACTGACGACCTCTACCTCATCGTCACCGGCCCCATGACCAACCTCGCCGCTTTCCGACGCCTCCACCCCGACCACTACGCCAAACTCCGCCACATCACGGTCATGGGCGGGGCGTTCTGTTACCCAGGCAACACCACGCCCACCGCCGAGTGGAATTTCTGGGTCGACCCGCACGCCGCCAAGGAGGTCTTCGCGAACGCCCCCGCACCGATCACTGTGTGCCCGCTCAACGCGACGGAGCAGATGCTGCTGACTCCGGAGCATCTCGACAACATCACGCGCACCCTTGGCGCCGCACCCATCGCCGAGCAGCTGGGCCCGATCACCCGCTTCTACTTTGAATTCCACGAGGGGATGGGGCAGGGCTACCAGGCCCAGATCCACGACCTGTTCACCGTGCTCGCCGCCACCGGCGCCATCCCCACTGACGCCCAGCTGACCACCGTCGACGTCGAAGCCGACAGCGAACTGACCCGCGGCACCTCCGTCGCCGACACCAACGACTACTGGGGCCGCGACCCCAACGTCCGCATCATCACCCACGCCCCCGCAGCCACCATCAACCAAGCATGGACGCTTTTCGACGACGCCTGCCACATCCTCGACCGCATCGCCGCCGGCGACGCCGCCCTGGAGAAGCTCCGGCACCTGCGGGCGGAGGATTAG
- a CDS encoding DUF3427 domain-containing protein: MSTAHSLRSLEADTFFGYIDRQTLSERIHNPSLVANADDNTMLAALRAELKSSKSFTISVAFVTNGGIGALKEALVDFRGRGMIITSDYQDFNSPDALRELLRLRNIDVRIMSGRSHHAKGYVFDHGDHVTALVGSSNLTRDALMDNSEWNLKFSTHHDGDIADQLNAALQRHIETSEPLTEKWIQAYSNRRRPPVFPTTADEIQPGERAPQTKILPNKMQTEALDRLRALIESGENRALIISATGTGKTILAGLAAREFKPERVLFVAHTAQILRKAATEFQRVFETSNEDTGFFIGQQREMGRRFTFATVQSISRIEHLAEISPKQFDYIIIDEVHRSGAASYRRIIDHFRPSFLLGLTATPERTDGFNVYELFDHNVPFEIRLGDALESRMLVPFDYYGVSDYESMNGYTISDDSTIAEKVARERIEHLVQVLEDYSFPSGTKGLIFCSSNKEARRLSQELNKYTLYGKPLRTVSLSGADSIHLREDTVEKLQAGELDFIITVDIFNEGIDIPDVNVIMMLRSTKSSIIFTQQLGRGLRKATFKETLRVIDVIGNYSNNYLIPIALTGDRSGDPDSARETIRRSRTHPVAGSSTISFDEVTTERILESIKRANLIDKRKCKEAILNLEYRLGQLPRLVDFETHESINPFLMASKYKNYWSLLHSLKFVEVGPSKKEQGFLNMLSAILLSGKRPQELLLLQLLCESGSLPVGEYVEFLKQKNLDHSNACLDSVERVLNLQWFTDGQRSTFGNRPLAERHNDVFRLSDDFQMLYDSYALSESFSPVSFRDHVDDIVETGLLLNRKNFASGDRLIQGKRYSRRDACRLLNWSDNQESTVYGYKTDKATMTCPIFVTYHKDAKISESIRYEDTLIDRSTLHWFTRNRRTLKSNELQPILNGDADLHLFAKREDAEGAEFYYLGQADSTNPQQTEMLGKNNKPVDVVTTNLKLRVPLPAELFDSLTARKTVAAENRH, translated from the coding sequence ATGAGCACAGCGCACTCACTTCGTAGCCTTGAAGCCGATACATTCTTCGGCTACATCGACAGGCAAACGCTTTCTGAGCGAATCCACAATCCTTCGCTGGTAGCCAATGCTGATGACAACACGATGCTTGCTGCGCTACGCGCTGAGCTGAAATCGTCCAAGTCTTTCACCATTTCCGTCGCCTTCGTCACCAATGGCGGCATCGGCGCATTGAAAGAAGCACTCGTTGATTTCCGTGGTCGAGGCATGATCATCACCTCGGACTACCAGGACTTCAACTCGCCCGACGCGTTACGCGAGCTCCTGCGGCTTCGAAACATCGACGTCCGGATCATGAGCGGCCGCTCGCACCACGCCAAGGGTTACGTTTTCGATCATGGCGACCACGTCACTGCACTCGTCGGTAGCTCGAATCTCACGCGCGATGCGCTCATGGACAACTCCGAATGGAACCTCAAGTTCTCGACTCACCATGACGGAGACATTGCTGACCAACTGAACGCTGCTCTTCAACGCCACATCGAAACCTCCGAGCCCCTCACCGAAAAATGGATCCAGGCCTACAGCAATCGCAGGCGACCACCAGTCTTTCCCACTACAGCTGACGAGATTCAGCCGGGAGAGCGAGCACCGCAAACAAAGATTCTGCCCAACAAGATGCAGACTGAAGCGTTGGATCGGCTTCGGGCGCTCATTGAGTCGGGAGAAAACCGTGCACTGATCATTTCCGCCACTGGTACGGGCAAGACCATTCTTGCAGGTCTAGCTGCCCGTGAGTTCAAGCCGGAACGCGTGCTCTTCGTTGCCCACACTGCACAGATCCTTCGCAAAGCAGCGACGGAATTTCAACGCGTGTTTGAAACCTCAAATGAAGACACCGGCTTTTTCATTGGACAGCAACGCGAAATGGGCCGTCGGTTCACATTCGCAACAGTTCAGTCAATTTCCCGGATCGAGCACCTCGCTGAAATCTCTCCGAAACAATTCGACTACATCATCATCGACGAGGTTCACCGCTCCGGCGCTGCTTCATATCGTCGAATCATCGATCACTTCCGCCCAAGCTTCCTTCTAGGGCTCACCGCCACACCGGAACGCACTGATGGCTTCAACGTTTACGAACTGTTCGACCACAACGTCCCATTCGAAATTCGGCTCGGTGACGCTCTCGAGTCGCGGATGCTCGTTCCGTTCGACTACTACGGGGTATCCGATTATGAGTCGATGAACGGCTACACCATCTCGGACGACTCAACGATCGCTGAGAAAGTCGCCCGTGAGCGCATTGAGCATTTGGTCCAAGTCTTGGAAGACTACAGCTTCCCCAGTGGCACGAAAGGGCTGATCTTCTGTAGTTCCAACAAGGAAGCGAGACGACTCTCTCAAGAACTGAATAAGTACACGCTCTACGGAAAGCCACTTCGGACCGTGTCGTTGAGCGGTGCAGACAGCATTCACCTCCGCGAAGACACCGTCGAAAAGCTGCAAGCTGGCGAACTAGATTTCATCATCACCGTCGATATTTTCAACGAGGGAATCGACATTCCCGACGTCAACGTGATCATGATGCTGCGTAGCACTAAGTCTTCGATCATCTTCACGCAACAATTGGGGCGCGGGCTGCGTAAAGCCACGTTTAAAGAGACGCTCCGCGTCATTGATGTCATCGGCAATTACTCGAATAACTACCTGATTCCAATTGCATTGACTGGTGATCGCTCCGGCGATCCTGACAGTGCTCGCGAAACCATCCGACGTTCTCGTACGCATCCCGTCGCTGGCTCCTCAACGATCAGCTTCGATGAAGTCACCACTGAGCGAATTCTCGAATCAATTAAGCGCGCGAATCTCATTGACAAGCGCAAATGTAAGGAAGCAATCCTCAATCTCGAGTATCGACTTGGCCAACTGCCCCGCCTCGTTGACTTCGAAACCCACGAATCGATCAACCCTTTCTTGATGGCGAGCAAGTACAAGAACTACTGGTCACTGCTGCATTCACTCAAGTTCGTTGAGGTTGGCCCCTCGAAGAAAGAGCAAGGCTTCCTCAACATGCTCTCGGCGATTCTGCTGAGTGGTAAACGTCCCCAGGAACTCTTGCTTTTGCAGCTGCTCTGCGAAAGTGGCTCCTTACCAGTGGGTGAATACGTCGAATTCTTGAAGCAGAAGAATCTCGACCACAGCAACGCATGTCTTGATTCAGTTGAACGGGTCCTGAACCTCCAGTGGTTCACAGATGGGCAGCGCTCGACATTTGGTAATCGCCCATTAGCTGAAAGGCACAACGACGTCTTCCGACTTAGCGATGACTTCCAAATGCTCTACGACTCTTATGCCCTTAGTGAGAGCTTCTCGCCTGTCAGCTTCCGAGATCACGTTGACGACATCGTTGAGACTGGTTTGCTTCTCAACCGGAAGAACTTCGCCAGCGGAGATCGTTTGATCCAAGGCAAGCGTTACTCTCGGCGCGATGCATGCCGGCTGCTCAACTGGTCCGATAACCAGGAGTCGACCGTCTACGGTTACAAAACGGACAAAGCTACGATGACGTGCCCAATCTTCGTGACCTACCACAAGGATGCAAAGATCTCTGAGAGCATTCGTTACGAAGACACCCTCATCGACCGCTCAACTTTGCACTGGTTCACGCGCAACCGCCGCACCCTGAAGAGCAATGAGCTTCAGCCGATCCTTAATGGCGATGCTGACCTCCATCTCTTCGCCAAGCGCGAAGACGCAGAAGGAGCCGAGTTCTACTACCTCGGACAAGCTGACTCGACCAATCCTCAGCAAACCGAGATGCTCGGCAAGAACAATAAACCGGTCGACGTGGTCACAACCAACCTGAAACTCAGGGTCCCGCTGCCGGCTGAGCTGTTCGACAGCCTCACTGCTCGCAAGACGGTTGCTGCTGAAAACCGGCATTAG
- a CDS encoding DUF4041 domain-containing protein, translating into MFGRQAKQENEVLRAENQELRNRLAYAEQILHNTNGGDLTLINQHRELLQSEVDALQSSQRTAEERLRQAEVEFDNVQAKIIDARDEQRLQDFGWFEFENPAEHALELEEKLKQVRAEAKEMVRNKVAVSATEGFTFNNSLSKGKSFVNNLSKMALRSYNAEVENAITRMKAGNLSSAIKRVDRARLQISKMGSMIDLGVTREYHRLRIEELKLASEHLKAKQAAKEAEREEKARLREEKKAQAELEAERKRLEKEKNHYQNALSKLLADGKEEEAQTLREQINEIQKGIENVDYRQANIRAGYVYVISNLGSFGERMVKIGMTRRLDPMDRVRELSDASVPFNFDVHALHFSDDAVGIENALHQKFAGRKVNRINNRREFFYATPGEVKDALLAVEGNLLEYIDVPEAEQFRLSQAIIKEENQPSGR; encoded by the coding sequence ATGTTTGGAAGGCAAGCCAAGCAAGAGAATGAAGTATTGAGGGCCGAAAACCAGGAGCTGCGAAATCGTCTGGCCTACGCTGAGCAGATCCTCCACAACACCAATGGTGGCGACCTCACTCTGATTAACCAGCATCGAGAACTCCTCCAGTCTGAGGTCGATGCCCTTCAATCTTCCCAGAGGACCGCAGAAGAACGTCTCCGCCAAGCAGAAGTCGAATTCGACAACGTTCAAGCCAAAATCATCGACGCACGCGACGAACAGCGTTTGCAGGATTTTGGATGGTTCGAATTCGAAAACCCTGCTGAGCATGCGCTAGAACTGGAAGAAAAGCTAAAGCAGGTTAGAGCTGAAGCAAAAGAGATGGTTCGAAACAAGGTTGCAGTAAGCGCAACCGAAGGGTTCACTTTCAATAACTCGCTCTCAAAAGGAAAGTCCTTTGTAAACAACCTCTCGAAGATGGCGTTGCGCTCTTACAACGCCGAAGTCGAAAACGCGATCACGCGAATGAAGGCTGGGAACTTGTCTTCCGCAATTAAACGTGTGGACAGAGCACGCCTTCAAATCAGCAAGATGGGAAGCATGATCGACCTTGGCGTAACCAGGGAGTATCACCGGCTACGTATCGAAGAGCTAAAGCTAGCTTCGGAACATTTGAAGGCTAAGCAAGCCGCCAAGGAAGCAGAGCGGGAAGAAAAAGCGCGACTCCGAGAAGAAAAGAAAGCCCAAGCTGAGCTCGAGGCAGAGCGTAAACGCCTGGAGAAAGAAAAGAATCACTACCAGAATGCTCTTTCCAAGCTTCTTGCAGACGGAAAGGAAGAAGAAGCCCAAACGCTGCGCGAGCAGATTAACGAGATTCAGAAGGGCATAGAGAATGTCGACTACCGTCAAGCAAACATCCGCGCCGGCTATGTGTACGTAATCTCAAATCTTGGAAGCTTTGGTGAACGCATGGTCAAAATCGGTATGACTCGGCGCCTCGATCCGATGGACCGCGTTCGAGAGCTCAGCGATGCATCGGTCCCCTTCAACTTTGACGTGCACGCTTTGCACTTTTCCGATGACGCAGTTGGCATTGAGAATGCGCTCCACCAGAAGTTCGCAGGACGAAAAGTCAACAGGATTAACAACCGCAGGGAGTTCTTTTACGCGACTCCAGGTGAAGTAAAAGACGCCTTGCTCGCAGTCGAAGGAAACCTGCTCGAGTACATCGACGTTCCTGAAGCTGAGCAATTCCGTTTAAGTCAGGCGATCATCAAGGAAGAGAATCAGCCATCGGGGCGCTAA